In the Nicotiana tabacum cultivar K326 chromosome 16, ASM71507v2, whole genome shotgun sequence genome, one interval contains:
- the LOC107799328 gene encoding uncharacterized protein LOC107799328 produces MADEDVSESFSEWQQIPSPYSTTGKDQLNNRNDVDVTTEDLPINNDPQLFQEPHNSAVSAAETTLSVPDNNQKGEGKLWLKKHLRELTSRIVQIVSKAKNYAASKVGIGIFISTRTRLLAVFLVPLFYLMIHRWRRQKQIDTTKKLVLLIKEKDQKINQLSFQISHMNDSFLARRMVPVLRVG; encoded by the exons atggCAGATGAGGATGTTTCAGAAAGCTTCAGTGAATGGCAGCAAATCCCATCTCCATATTCTACTACTGGCAAAGATCAGTTAAACAACAGAAATGATGTAGATGTCACCACAGAAGACTTACCAATTAACAATGATCCTCAACTGTTTCAAGAACCACATAACTCAGCAGTTTCTGCTGCAGAAACTACTTTGTCAGTGCCTGATAATAATCAGAAAGGTGAAGGAAAACTATGGTTGAAGAAGCATTTGAGAGAATTAACTTCTCGGATTGTTCAGATTGTTTCCAAGGCCAAAAATTATGCTGCTTCTAAAGTGGGAATTGGAATTTTCATTTCAACTAGAACTAGACTGTTAGCAGTATTTTTGGTTCCCTTGTTTTATTTGATGATACATAGGTGGCGGAGGCAAAAACAGATTGACACTACTAAGAAACTTGTGCTTCTTATCAAAGAAAAAGACCAG AAAATCAACCAGCTCTCTTTCCAAATTAGCCACATGAATGACTCGTTCCTAGCGCGACGA